The Anguilla rostrata isolate EN2019 chromosome 1, ASM1855537v3, whole genome shotgun sequence nucleotide sequence CATTACAAATTATAATGCAACAATGCTGAAACCCTTTCTGAAACCCTTTCTGGTTTTTCAACAGCCCTGTAGCCTACACTGGAAACTTCAAACCACAAAAATTCGTCTGAACTAGCtataaacaggaaacaaaatcaaaattatatttagatCGTATCTGTATTTGAAAACGTCATGTGACTAGTTTGGAAGAACTTATTTAATTGTTTACTTAGTCGCACTAGGAGATAATGAGACCACTAAATAAGTATTTTCGACTTTATTGAAACAACAGTGCAGCAAAATGGGATTTGACTAGAAGGTATAGATGGGCCCGCAACAGCAACCTGGAATTCCCAAATAAACTCCACTGTTTTGTGGAAGTCCAATTGTATGTATATGACACGGTTATCTACAACGCTGAACCACTGAAATCTTCGGTGCGCGGAACTCTTAAAATCGGAAGGGAGTTATCCTATACAAATCAAGTGCACGTGATGCATATCTTCAGTTGTCTTTAAGACCCTTACAGATATGCTATATGGAtgtaatttttaatttgaatgtataTCTAGCTAGGCCTCTTAAAGATTGTTAGGTTACCCAAGGTATATTACACACGATTATTCGGGGGGAAACGCATAATGTACAGGTGTAATTCTGGCCTACATATAGTATAAATTAGGGGGAAATTATAAAATtcgtatttcatttgaatgacCAGCCTGCAATGAGAATGTCTTCTCTGCCAATTATGTTAGCTAGCAAAATTGCTAACATAATGGCTAGCTCGTATCACTCGCTTGCAAAGATGCTGACATTGATTGCTACCTGAATATGTGTTCCGTGCTCCAAATCTTCATTTTTCTGATTGCTGGTTCGTACCTCTTCTTGTAGGAAGAAACCCTATCTCCCTGTTTCCCCCAAATTATCTTCGTGACCGGTACATTTTCTACAGAAAATAGCGTCGCTCATTCTAATGTGTTGTACCCGCCTAAAAACAACGACCACAACCAATAGCGATTCGGTGCAGCCCTCATGACGCTTTGCGTTCGCAGTGCTTTCGTACGGGTCAATTTTGCGCAGGCGTGGCGGAGATCTGCATCGAACGCTACCGTTCCGGTCATTGTTGAGTTATAATCGTGTTGAATAATTATGAAAACTGAGACCAATACTAGTTGTCTAGTTTATTAAACCAACTAAAAATGATTGGTTTAAGAATATGAATAATCGGTTAACAATCTTTTTCTTgtaggctaattaaataaaatcacccATGGGTTTCcgtataatatatattaatataaccTATTTCAGGATTTATCCCGATTAAACTGGATCAACATGATCTTATAAGCAGTCGAAATTATTTTTACGTTTGTACTTGCACGcagaacacattcacaaatttcattttctctcaagCTAAGAAAAAGTAGGCTAGCAAAGAAACACTACAAATGACCTGCAACGATACTGCCAACGACAAAAACAAGTTGCCTAATAGGGACATAATGGGTTGTGACCACAGTTAAGCTTTGCATCCCAGTATAGCCTATCGCAGCCTCCTGTCAATGTTAGCAAAACAAATGGGGAAACCCACGGCAGAAAACACCGTATACTAGCCTAGCCACGTGCAGTAATAGGGGATTTTCCGCATGGCGTATAAATCGACGAGTTTCAGTGAGAAAGACCACCCCAAATGCAATATGTAGCTATAGTTTTAAAAGGAGGTGCGAGTAGGGAAATTAAGTCAAATGTCTCATAGGGAAACTGCAGTTCGGAACATTTTCACGGTAAGCGACTAGCCTATTGCCTAGTGAATGTAGGCTATAGGACCAAGGCACGGGGGTAGGTTTGGCTACTAACTGGGGCTAGATAACTGTGCTAgctactgtaaaaaataataataaattacctAAATATTAGCCTATGTTGATGGAAAAATACATCAGACAGAATAAAGATGCTACACGATAACATGAAAAatagttaaatacattttacagactTAAATTTAGCTTTAATTTCAATAATTAGGGCAAGGTTGCCACATTAAACATTTGTCAAAACCGGACAGCATGCACAGCTGGAAGCCTAGTAGATAGGGACCGATTGCGGAACGGATCGGACCAGGGGTGGTTGAGCTAACGGTTCATTTTGTAACCAATTACTCTGCCCGGAcaggtccaaaaaaaaaaaaattcgtACAGATCATTTAAAAACCGGGCattccggtaaaaaaaaaatctggcaatCATACCAGTAGGTTAGAAAGTGTGTGGCGTGGCTGTTTTTGTGCGGCGGTCCAATGGCAAGTAGTCTAGCTAGGCTGCGTGGACCGGGAATCGCTTTGACATGGTTCTGACGACAAAATTTACGGAAGACGGTACCGGTGTACTGTTTTTGTCATTCCGTAGAGCTGTTTCGTCATACAGTTAGACATATAGGCCCAACTGTAAAATGTGcagagttaattcaactcttaattGACAActtttggtcccacattccagagtgtctgttaaaagttgaattaactctgATTTTACTGTGTGGCTTTAGGCTACTAAGCTCTATTTAATTTTTGGGTCTCTGATTTTGAATGTTGACATAGTAGGCTATGTCTTGTGCTTGGCAGGCTAATATTCAACACAAGATATTACGGTTATTGATTTGTTTCTTCCTTTGATTTCTCCTCACGCCAGTTCTCTAAAGAAAAAAGCTTGCTACGCCGCAAGTACGCACTGAGCACGTTCATGTCGTCCTGCCTGCTGGAGCGAATTTCGGACTACTTGTCCAGCAAGAGGACCATCGCAATGTACGAGAGTCAGATGATTCGGTTCCAATGTACGGACCTACAGCAACCCTCTCAGTTCATACAGACTGTAATACGCAAAGGTCGGAGGGCCTGCCAGCTGTTCTACAAGCTTTTGGAAAGCTGTGACCCCTTATTATACGAAAGTGCCACGGGCTCTCCAGGTAAGGCTATACCGTGAAGCGACGTTTTTTTAAAcgcaataaagaaataataagggCCGGATCTGGTCCGTGTAGTCTGTAGCCTGTGTCGGCAATGTTCAGTTGTACATAGTTTATCTAAAAACCCGCTCTGTGTTTTATCCAGCAAGCGATTCAGTTCatcaaacccccccaccactgcaaaccactgctctgattggtgagTCTCTAACACGCACCTAAACACTGcaggtgttttttattttatttttatgtttaatctATTGCttggcaataatgaaatacatacaaaagGCTACCTGTGTCCAGTAAGAGAAAGGCAACAGCCAACTGATCTTCGTGCAAAAGAAGTTGTTAATTTCCAtgaagattttatttaaattatatcaaTATAATATGTAATTCAAGCAGATGTGTGATATTTATTAGTAAGATGTACAATATTAAACTGTAACTATTTGAAgtaaaatttgtgtttttatgcaaGCCAAGAGAGAAGTGATGGACTGCCTTGTAGTAGTTTGTTATAACctaaacattaataaaaataataggtTTGCCTAATTCATTgcaaaaataccctttaaccAGAAAGAAATAtgggcctggattcagtcaaaatTTGTTTCACGATTGACAGattcaaaatatgttcaagATTGGGACATGCTGATTGAGTCCAGGTTGTGGTCCAGAtagaatataatatatataatagaatatattacattatgaTCAGTGGGGGATCACCATCACGTCCATGATCAAGAATGTGTTGTTTTCTTGGGATTGGAAATCTCTGCACTCATTACTGAATGCGATGCCCCATAccgaaaataaatatatgtaaaatatattttaaacatatattttaacaatatatgtaaatattaaaaattggcacattaaatatattttgtttaaatatatttccatatatgtTTTCTGACTATTAAAATGATTGTGAAGACAATCTGTAtagaatttctttttaaaccatGTTGTATATcgatcataaaaaatatttcatgtcaAGGTTTGAGATTTTGTCCCAAAAACCCCATAtgagaaaattttaattagataTGATTGTAACTGTATGCAGGTGGGTAGTGAAACCTATGATTAGAATGGATTCTTAATTGTCTGCCATTATGATAAATTAGTGAAACTTAACTATTCCTCATTTGCAGGGGACCTAACTTCCACAAGGATGTCTGGGGTTTCCTTGACCCACAGAATCAAATAGACAATAGCTATTCAAGCACAAGTACTTGGCCTAAACATGccacatacattcattttagtgTACATTTCATAGCTAGGAGTGTAGGCTAATTGTAtaccttttcatatttttgtccaTATATTTCTTAACCAAAATGTACTTTGacatatatttatgcatatattcTTGTCCATATATTTCTAACCAAAATACACTGTGACATATTTTAagcatatattcaaatatatgttCTGTATATTCTgaatataagaaatatatttgACCAGGAATTAACATATACTGACATGTAGTGCACATATATTATggatatatggaaatatatgcCAGTATATTTCTTTTTGGTATGGGGCAGAAATTGAAAATAGAACTGAAACAACTGAGTGCTCCTGTTGCCCCCTCACAGACCGACAGGACATGGCTCCGACGTACATCATCAACATTCACGATTCCACCCTAAACAACTGCATCTTTGGAAGCAACAATGGACAGTGCATAAATGCAGAGCGCCAGTATCCGCCATTTTACAGTCCTGAGCACGTGAGGCATGGTAAGAGGAGCTGAGCACATCTCCTACTAATGTGTTTCAGTTACGTTGTTCATTTGTACACACTGTGGTATCGATAGTCCACCAGATTGCCTTTCTTACAAATTCCATTGGACTGGTAAAGAGCAACTGCCTCAAGCTGTTGTGTTGATGCAATATCAAATCAAATTGTAAAAGCAGTTCCCTTGCATCCAGGATCATAATGGTAACCATTACAGCAAAAGATTCTTGTGGAATTATGAAAACAAGCATATTTATTCCCATGTGCTGAGTTATACCAGAGGCTTGTTAGCAACTACTCCTCTGTTTGGCATTTTAGAATCGAATCAAGGGACAGGTTCTAAAATGATACATTCTTGATGAAATCATATGTACTTAGAATCTGTATGTCATTTGGCTGCCCTTTGTTCGTGTAAGTTTTTTTAGCATCTCCACAATATTTGTGCTTGTTCTGCTGGATCTGCTTGGACATGTTCACTGTTTCCTTAATCTAAGACTCAGAACTTAACGTAAAGAATTTCCCCAAGTGCTGCAAATTTAAGACTACATCAGCCAGCGTAGCATCACATTAAAGTAGAGCTAGCTTTAGGCAGCTACCACCTTTACAGCAAAATACCAATCTAACAATATATCTTTCTCTCATAGAGGCAGAAATGTGCAGTTGCAGGTGTGGCCAGCAGGGGCCAGCACAGTCCTCTTCTTCAGCACCACAGAGCCTCCAGGTTCACAGCTCTGACATGGAGTATGTCATCATTGGGGACAACAATACAATGACTGTGGAGACAGAGGGactgaaggaggaagaggaaggagaagaggaagagcaaGCACTCATCTGACAGGAGCAATGACAGAGATGGAGAACCGCAGACTGACAGTGGCCTGCCCCTGTTGCAGAGTATTTATTGAATGATAGACGTCAAGGGGAGGTGGGGTTTGTTTTGGGGTTCCAGTGTTGACCACTGCAAAGTAGCCCAATTCAGGAGAGGGTAGCGACTTTGCCAGCACTTTAAACCTTTACCATTGTGGAGGGACAGTGAACTGGGGAATAGGCagacaattaatattttaaaagcaaaaaaaaaaacaggctgtcCATTTAAGATGTATTTCCTATGCATTTCACTGGATTTTATTGATGGGAGTGACATGTCAGATATGTCACTATCATGTATGAACAAGGAAGCCATGTCACTGGCCTATGAcatgacaccagccaaatcaaTACACCAACTAATAATTATGGGTTCATTGCAAGGGCCAAATTTCTCCAGCAATTCCTATGATATGATGTTTCctgtatttttggctggaccccAACaccaggg carries:
- the si:dkey-29h14.10 gene encoding uncharacterized protein si:dkey-29h14.10; amino-acid sequence: MSHRETAVRNIFTFSKEKSLLRRKYALSTFMSSCLLERISDYLSSKRTIAMYESQMIRFQCTDLQQPSQFIQTVIRKGRRACQLFYKLLESCDPLLYESATGSPASDSVHQTPPPLQTTALIDRQDMAPTYIINIHDSTLNNCIFGSNNGQCINAERQYPPFYSPEHVRHEAEMCSCRCGQQGPAQSSSSAPQSLQVHSSDMEYVIIGDNNTMTVETEGLKEEEEGEEEEQALI